One window of the Anolis sagrei isolate rAnoSag1 chromosome 5, rAnoSag1.mat, whole genome shotgun sequence genome contains the following:
- the CCNG2 gene encoding cyclin-G2 has translation MKDIGVEAQMSSWLFKQLKIHLEQEWKYQPREKGLSLIECTAENENTICPRLRNAKVEDLWSLTNFFGFATETFVLAVNILDRFLALMKVKPKHLSCIGVCCFQLAAQVVEEQCNIPSLHDVIRISQCKCTASDLKRMEKIISEKLHFDFKATTALTFLHLYHTIVLCHTSERKELLNLDKLEAQLKACNCRLVFSKAKPSVLALCLLSLEVQTLKSIELFEIVLCVQKYSKISDSDLLYWRELVSKCLADYSSPACCKPDHKKLVWIVSRRTAQNLQNSYYSVPELPTIPEAGCFDGSESEDSCEDMSCGEESLSSSPPSDLEGSFFFDLKPKSKWPALSFDS, from the exons ATGAAGGATATTGGAGTTGAAGCCCAGATGAGTAGCTGGCTCTTCAAGCAGCTGAAAATCCACTTGGAACAGGAATGGAAATACCAACCACGGGAAAAGGGTCTGAGCTTGATTGAGTGTACTGCTGAG AATGAAAACACCATATGCCCCAGACTGCGAAATGCAAAGGTGGAAGATCTCTGGAGTCTGACAAACTTCTTTGGATTTGCTACTGAAACATTTGTCCTGGCTGTCAACATTCTAGATAGATTTTTGGCACTTATGAAG GTGAAACCTAAGCATTTGTCCTGCATTGGCGTCTGTTGTTTTCAATTGGCTGCTCAAGTGGTTGAAGAGCAATGCAACATTCCCTCCCTCCACGATGTCATCCGAATTAGCCAGTGCAAATGCACAGCATCTGATCTGAAGCGGATGGAGAAAATAATCTCAGAAAAACTGCACTTTGACTTCAAAGCTACTACTGCCTTAACCTTTTTGCACTTGTACCATACTATAGTACTCTGTCATACCTCAGAAAG GAAAGAATTGTTGAATCTCGACAAACTGGAAGCACAACTTAAAGCTTGCAACTGCCGACTAGTCTTTTCAAAAGCAAAA CCATCGGTCTTGGCCCTGTGCCTTCTCTCTCTGGAAGTGCAGACTCTAAAGTCCATTGAGTTGTTTGAGATTGTTCTGTGTGTTCAGAAGTATTCAAAG ATTAGTGACAGTGACTTACTGTATTGGAGAGAACTGGTCTCGAAATGCTTAGCAGATTACTCTTCTCCTGCCTGCTGCAAACCAGACCATAAAAAATTAGTATGGATTGTTTCTAGACGCACTGCCCAAAATCTTCAAAATAGCTACTATAGTGTTCCTGAGTTGCCCACAATTCCTGAGGCTGGATGCTTTGATGGAAGTGAGAG TGAGGATTCTTGTGAAGATATGAGCTGCGGAGAAGAAAGCCTGAGCAGCTCTCCTCCAAGCGACCTGGAAGGCTCCTTCTTCTTTGACCTCAAACCGAAGTCAAAGTGGCCGGCTCTCTCCTTTGACTCCTAG